The window ACGCCGTTCCAGTTTGAAAAATATATCACATCTGTCGGATATCTCGACCCGTCACGAGGACCTTCTATTTGACCAATCTCTACATTATATAAACCGCATTTTCCAATCTTTCTCTTCCGTGGATATTCATCTCTGTTATGATAACTATAACTCATTTGCGGGTTATATGTCGGTAATTTTTTATAAAACACTAATATTTCTTCATGCTGTTTTAGAGGTTTTATTTTTGCGTCCAGAAAACCTAATGACTTGCTCTTTACCCAAATTATTTTATACCTAAAATCTTTTCTATTTGAGATAATTGTATCTACTGCAAATTTCTGTGCTCCGAACAACAGAATTGGTGCATTAGTTTTGCATATTCTTTTGTATTGTTCCCAGAGCGATTCAAACGGTATCCTGACATCCCATTCGTAATCTGTGCAGCCGTATGGCAGGTCGCAGAGC is drawn from Cloacibacillus porcorum and contains these coding sequences:
- a CDS encoding DNA-methyltransferase gives rise to the protein MLYYENPQGKLYHGDCLELMKNIPDGSVDMVLCDLPYGCTDYEWDVRIPFESLWEQYKRICKTNAPILLFGAQKFAVDTIISNRKDFRYKIIWVKSKSLGFLDAKIKPLKQHEEILVFYKKLPTYNPQMSYSYHNRDEYPRKRKIGKCGLYNVEIGQIEGPRDGSRYPTDVIYFSNWNGVIFGNKNTKENKINGGNNHPTQKPVPLLEYLIRTYSNEGETILDNCIGSGSTAVAAHNTGRKWIGIEKEETFCEIAKKRIQEAAEQGRLL